In Vigna unguiculata cultivar IT97K-499-35 chromosome 3, ASM411807v1, whole genome shotgun sequence, a single genomic region encodes these proteins:
- the LOC114175154 gene encoding uncharacterized protein LOC114175154, whose product MDMFFRNPTVAIEKRKKEKLRQAKIKEACDKNLKASIHQYIARFWYQAGLSFNLVKLKSFQDMIDAIDAYGPNLPAPSYHEIRVPLLNREVEYTKKLLQDHNCNGANMVVLLWTMFVKSIDGSNFVKTGEKLFEMLNSLVEEIGEENVKVIIDNESNFVLADLMLEDIGKLPLIKKIIQRGVSLVGFIYSHSSTLSLLHQEKGNLRKMFTSDEWSNNKLSKEVKGSETTKLVLMPSFWNQLVFTLKVMAPLVHVLRLVDGEIKTAMGYIYETMEKAKETIMKSFNNDESKYNDVFTIIDNRGTCQLHHPLHVASHFLNPEFFYSNLDMEYDLEVTNGLYDCIRSSMVEELWACSSQLTKASNQDFKFDM is encoded by the exons ATGGATATGTTTTTTAGAAATCCAACTGTTgcaatagagaagagaaaaaaggaaaaattaaggCAAGCTAAAATCAAAGAGGCAtgtgacaaaaatttaaaggccTCAATTCATCAATATATTGCTCGATTTTGGTACCAAGCAGGCTTGTCGTTCAACCTTGTTAAGTTGAAAAGTTTTCAAGATATGATTGATGCCATAGATGCTTATGGACCTAATTTACCTGCTCCTAGTTATCATGAAATCAGAGTTCCACTTCTCAACAGGGAAGTTGAGTACACAAAAAAGTTGTTGCAAGATCATAATTGCAATGGAGCAAACATGGTTGTTCTATTAT GGACAATGTTTGTCAAGTCCATTGATGGTTCAAACTTTGTGAAGACAGGAGAAAAACTATTTGAGATGCTTAATTCCCTTGTGGAGGAGATTGGGGaagaaaatgtaaaagttaTAATAGATAATGAGAGCAATTTTGTGTTGGCTG ATTTGATGCTTGAAGACATTGGAAAGCTTCCTTTGATAAAGAAGATAATTCAAAGAGGAGTTAGTCTTGTTGGCTTTATCTATAGTCATTCTAGTACCTTGAGTTT GTTGCATCAAGAGAAgggaaatttaagaaaaatgttcacCTCTGATGAATGGAGCAATAACAAGCTATCTAAGGAAGTCAAGGGGAGTGAGACTACAAAACTTGTTCTTATGCCTTCATTTTGGAATCAATTAGTATTTACTCTCAAAGTCATGGCTCCTCTTGTTCATGTGCTTCGTTTAGTGGATGGGGAAATAAAAACAGCTATGGgttatatatatgaaacaaTGGAGAAAGCCAAGGAAACAATAATGAAGTCATTCAACAACgatgaaagtaaatacaatgaTGTATTTACAATCATTGATAACAGAGGGACATGTCAACTTCATCACCCCTTGCATGTTGCTAGTCACTTTTTGAACCCAGAGTTCTTTTATTCCAACTTAGACATGGAATATGATTTGGAAGTTACAAATGGATTATATGATTGCATCAGGAG CTCAATGGTGGAAGAATTATGGGCATGCAGCTCCCAACTTACAAAAGCTAGCAATCAAGATTTTAAGTTTGACATGTAG
- the LOC114175898 gene encoding probable acyl-activating enzyme 16, chloroplastic: MAIVPITYTHTWTFSNPHYALPLFHSRTNFTRIKFSPTNYGAGLAPSSPLSHFRVFCRSERETIEIRRCAPFLEGSTFVDNGGVASDEWKVVPDIWRSSAEKYGDNVALVDTCHHPPTTLTYTQLEQAILYFAEGLRVIGVKPDEKIALFADNSCHWLIADQGMMASGAINVVRGSRSSVAELLQIYNHSESVALVVDNPEMFNRVANTFYSNTSMRFIILLWGEKSELVGQENKHMPVFTFQEVIDLGRDNRRALSKAEQRYVYEPIHSDSIATLIYTSGTTGNPKGVMLTHQNLLHQIKNLWDIVPAKVGDRFLSMLPPWHAYERACEYFIFTCGIQQVYTTVRNLKDDLKLYQPQYLISVPLVFETLYSGIMKQISTSSAVRKFVALTFIRVSLAYMECKRIYEGKCLTMNKKQVSYVNSTLDWLWARIIATLLLPVHILAKKLVYNKIHAAIGISKAGISGGGSLRWEVDKFFEAIGVKVQNGYGLTETSPVVAARRPGCNVLGSIGHPIRETEFKVVDSETDEVLPAGSKGILKVRGPQVMKGYFKNPLATVQALDGNGWLNTGDIGWIVPHHSTGRSRQSSGMIVVEGRAKDTIVLSTGENVEPGELEEAAMRSNLIQQIVVVGQDKRRLGAVIVPNKEEVLKVARKLSIINSENSDVSEEKVRSLIYKELQTWMSESPFQIGPILLVHEPFTIDNGLMTPTMKIRRDRVVTEYKDQIDNLYK, translated from the exons ATGGCCATAGTTCCTATCACCTACACCCACACATGGACTTTCTCTAATCCTCATTATGCACTTCCCCTCTTCCACTCACGCACCAATTTCACGAGGATCAAATTTTCTCCCACAAACTATGGTGCTGGCCTTGCCCCCTCTTCACCCCTCTCTCATTTTCGAGTATTTTGCCGATCTGAG AGGGAGACAATTGAGATAAGAAGGTGCGCCCCTTTTCTAGAAGGTTCAACATTTGTTGATAATGGTGGTGTGGCCTCAGATGAGTGGAAAGTAGTTCCTGATATTTGGCGATCTTCTGCGGAGAAGTATGGTGACAATGTAGCCTTAGTAGACACATGTCATCATCCTCCTACAACTCTAACGTACACACAG TTGGAGCAGGCAATTTTGTATTTTGCAGAAGGCTTGAGAGTTATTGGGGTAAAACCTGATGAGAAGATTGCCCTTTTTGCGGACAATTCATGTCATTGGCTTATAGCAGATCAAG gtATGATGGCAAGTGGAGCAATAAACGTGGTAAGAGGCTCAAGGTCATCAGTTGCAGAACTTTTGCAAATATACAACCACTCTGAAAG CGTTGCACTAGTGGTGGATAACCCAGAAATGTTCAATCGGGTTGCAAACACGTTCTATTCAAACACTTCCATGAGGTTTATTATTTTGCTTTGGGGAGAGAAATCGGAGCTGGTTGGTCAAGAAAACAAGCACATGCCAGTTTTTACTTTCCAGGAAGTCATAGATTTGGGACGAGATAATCGCAGGGCATTATCTAAGGCTG AACAGCGCTATGTGTATGAACCAATACACTCAGATAGTATTGCTACCCTCATATACACAAGTGGAACAACCGGAAATCCGAAAGGTGTAATGCTCACCCATCAGAATCTTCTGCATCAG ATAAAAAACTTATGGGACATAGTACCTGCAAAAGTTGGGGATAGATTTCTAAGCATGCTGCCACCTTGGCATGCATACGAAAGAGCTTGTGAGTATTTCATTTTCACATGCGGAATTCAGCAAGTATACACAACCGTGCGGAATCTAAAG GATGATTTGAAACTCTATCAACCACAGTACTTGATTTCTGTTCCTTTAGTTTTTGAAACATTGTACAG TGGGATCATGAAGCAGATATCTACGAGTTCTGCTGTTAGAAAGTTTGTGGCACTAACATTCATAAGGGTCAGCTTAGCATACATGGAATGTAAGCGCATTTATGAG ggTAAATGTCTAACAATGAACAAGAagcaagtctcctacgtgaatTCAACGTTGGACTGGCTGTGGGCGAGAATTATAGCCACATTACTACTTCCGGTTCATATTTTGGCTAAGAAACTTGTCTACAATAAAATCCATGCAGCTATTGGAATATCAAAG GCTGGAATAAGTGGAGGTGGTAGTTTGCGGTGGGAAGTAGATAAGTTTTTTGAG GCAATTGGTGTGAAAGTACAAAATGGATATGGTTTAACAGAAACTTCACCAGTTGTTGCAGCACGACGACCTGGATGTAAT GTTCTTGGATCTATTGGGCATCCAATTCGTGAAACGGAATTCAAAGTTGTAGATTCTGAAACTGATGAAGTTCTTCCAGCTGGTTCAAAGGGAATTTTAAAAGTCAGGGGTCCACAAGTGATGAAAGGATACTTCAAG AATCCTTTAGCTACGGTTCAGGCCTTAGACGGGAATGGATGGTTGAATACTGGTGATATAGGATGGATTGTTCCTCATCATTCAACTGGGCGGAGTCGTCAATCGAGTGGTATGATTGTTGTGGAAGGCCGTGCTAAAGACACTATTGTACTTTCAACGG GTGAAAATGTTGAACCGGGGGAACTTGAAGAAGCTGCAATGAGGAGTAACTTAATTCAACAAATTGTTGTTGTTGGTCAG GATAAGCGACGTCTAGGAGCTGTAATAGTTCCTAACAAGGAAGAGGTCTTGAAGGTAGCAAGGAAGTTGTCAATTATAAATTCCGAGAATTCAGATGTCAGTGAGGAAAAAGTGAGGAGcctaatatataaagaattacaAACCTG GATGTCTGAATCTCCATTTCAAATTGGACCAATCCTTCTTGTACATGAACCCTTCACG ATTGATAATGGTTTAATGACACCCACCATGAAAATTAGAAGAGATAGAGTTGTGACTGAATACAAGGATCAAATAGACAACCTATACAAGTGA